DNA from Bacteroidales bacterium:
AGGAGCAAGCAAAAAATTCGATAAATACGCCCAATATCTTAAAAAGGTCAAAACCAAAATTGTACCGGCCGAATTGCAAAACCATGCGGGAATCATCGGGGCAGCCGTGGAATCAATAGAAACCAAAGAGCAGTCGCAAACTGTTCAATCATAAAATGAAAAAATCATTATTCATATCCTTCCTGGCTTTATTTACGGGTTATGTCTATGCCCAGGAGGATATAACGCATCATAATACTTCTTACTTCAGTAAACCTCTTATTGATCTAAATTGTGATAGCACGCGCCAAACAGTGGTTGACAAGGAACCGGGCCAGTACCTGGGGCATGTAACCACAGCCCTGCTGGATGACGGTAAAACCATTTATGCCGTATATCCCAAGGGACACGGCAACGGCCCTGTTGTAATGAAACGCAGTGATGACGGGGGAAAAACATGGAGCAAACGTTTGGATACGCCCGAAAACTGGAAATCTTCGAAAGAAGTACCCACCATTTTCAAGACTACCGATCCCAAAGGAGACAAACAGCTTATCATGTTTTCCGGTCTGTATCCTGCCAGGATGGCCGTATCAGAAAACATGGGGAAAGACTGGACGCCCTTAAAAAAGATTGGTAACTGGGGTGGTATTGTGGTTATGGGAGACCTTATCAGCCTCAAAACAGGAAAAGGCCATTATATGGCCATGTTTCACGATGACAAGCGGTTCTTTACAAAAGACGGACAATCAAAATACGAAAAAGATATTAAGGAACATGATAGTCCAAAATTCACGCTTTACAAAACCTTTTCATACGATGGTGGATTGACCTGGAGCAAGCCTGAAGAAGTATTCAGCTCCCGCAAAATTCACGTGTGTGAACCAGGTTTTGTCCGTTCACCTGATGGTGAAGAAAT
Protein-coding regions in this window:
- a CDS encoding exo-alpha-sialidase: MKKSLFISFLALFTGYVYAQEDITHHNTSYFSKPLIDLNCDSTRQTVVDKEPGQYLGHVTTALLDDGKTIYAVYPKGHGNGPVVMKRSDDGGKTWSKRLDTPENWKSSKEVPTIFKTTDPKGDKQLIMFSGLYPARMAVSENMGKDWTPLKKIGNWGGIVVMGDLISLKTGKGHYMAMFHDDKRFFTKDGQSKYEKDIKEHDSPKFTLYKTFSYDGGLTWSKPEEVFSSRKIHVCEPGFVRSPDGEEIAALLRENRRRENSQIIFSRDEGKTWTDPRPLPNILTGDRHTAAYTPDGRLIISFRDVSAQHNELRQVAEEKDMTDLDNLARKVNMGSPTEGDWVAWVGQYEDLVKGREGQYRIRIKDNKHSWDCCYPGVEILPDGTIITTTYGHWDEGEPPYILSVRLTLDEIDRKAQ